In Euphorbia lathyris chromosome 10, ddEupLath1.1, whole genome shotgun sequence, a single genomic region encodes these proteins:
- the LOC136208964 gene encoding uncharacterized protein isoform X2, translating into MENYRNGVDDGNDLNSIDFDALVHNLEDLIIGKDTTIPVFDYQEKRCIGSQEIRNSSSGVVIVDGTYALHARLRSLLDIRVAVVGGVHFSLLSKVRYDIGDSCSLDYLIDSIFPLFRKHIEPDLHHAQIRINNSFVSSFREAIYKLKCKSESEDVSTYPFQGTEPQIDIFIEMYLRAPSASEEARINDWIKVRQSGIRYYLSLGDQRIVDKNFIIRPKAEFEVGKMTLGGLLDLGYTVVVSYKRSSTSVSNGNLSMSLETIDTLSETFMVLRGMNRKTVGAEAQRMGINGPWLTQSYLEMILERKAVPRLSTPPPLFSTPVTTTQGRSIAAPRPIRTTSSIVTRLEDLSQPWTRSPTKSQMEPVLATWNTISLDPPHSRSSTVDSSSFRDTMMLVPMPDSYDVDRGLLLAVQAIQVLLEKKVPPIIVGIGGPSGSGKTSLAHKMANIVGCEVVSLESYFISEQVKNFKHDDFRSLDIPLLAKNINDIRNGRRTKVPIFDLETNARRGFKELEVSEECGVIIFEGVYALHPEIRKNLDLWIAVVGGVHSHLISRVQRDKSRAGCFMSQNEIMMTVFPMFQQHIEPHLVHAHLKIRNDFDPVLSPESSLFVLKSNTQVAYQDILKILDHEKLYSSVQNFIDIYLRLPGIHANGQLAENDCIRVRICEGRFALLIREPIREGNFIIQPKVDFDISISTVAGLLNLGYQAVAYIEASAVIYQDGKILIEVDHLEDVATPYLQIKGVNREAVAVAGSTLKLDGSYTTKSYLEIILERLPATERSSSGIHSQQTARLQELVEFIQSQGNCSASESSPRRDGAPIEGVIEDMQSRIKRLERWQTINTVLWTFLMSAIVGYSLYQRKRQ; encoded by the exons ATGGAGAATTATCGTAATGGAGTTGACGATGGGAATGATTtgaattcaattgattttgatGCATTAGTCCACAATCTTGAG GACTTGATAATTGGTAAGGATACTACAATACCAGTGTTTGATTATCAAGAAAAGAGGTGTATTGGTTCCCAAGAAATAAGGAATTCTTCATCTGGAGTG GTAATAGTTGATGGCACCTATGCGTTGCATGCAAGGTTGCGCTCTTTGCTTGATATTAGGGTGGCTGTG GTTGGTGGAGTTCATTTTAGTCTTCTCTCAAAAGTTCGATATGACATTGGAGATTCTTGTTCACTAGATTACCTTATTGACAGCATTTTCCCGTTGTTTAGGAAACACATTGAGCCAGACCTTCATCATGCACAG ATTCGAATAAACAATAGCTTTGTCTCTTCATTTAGAGAAGCAATTTACAAGCTGAAATGCAAGAGTGAG TCTGAAGATGTGTCGACATATCCTTTTCAAGGAACAGAACCACAAATAGATAT TTTTATTGAGATGTACCTTAGAGCTCCATCAGCAAGTGAAGAAGCACGGATCAATGACTGGATCAAGGTGCGGCAATCTGGTATTAGATATTATCTGTCACTTGGGGACCAGAGGATTGTGGACAAGAATTTCATAATcagaccaaaagctgagtttgAG GTTGGAAAAATGACACTTGGTGGTTTGTTGGACCTGGGGTACACTGTTGTAGTCAGTTATAAACGGTCATCTACTTCTGTTAGTAATGGGAATCTTTCAATGTCATTGGAGACAATTGATACTCTTAGTGAGACATTTATGGTGTTGAGGGGCATGAACAGGAAG ACCGTTGGAGCAGAAGCACAGAGAATGGGCATTAATGGACCATGGCTTACCCAGTCATATTTGGAAATGATTCTTGAGAGAAAAG CTGTACCTCGTCTGAGTACGCCACCGCCTTTGTTTAGTACTCCTGTGACTACTACTCAAGGAAGATCAATCGCTGCCCCAAGGCCTATCCGTACCACTTCTAGTATTGTTACTCGGTTAGAGGATCTATCTCAACCATGGACCCGGTCCCCAACAAAATCTCAAATGGAGCCTGTTCTAGCAACCTGGAATACCATATCACTTGATCCACCACACAGTAGAAGCTCAACTGTAG ATTCTTCCTCTTTCAGGGATACCATGATGCTTGTTCCAATGCCTGATTCATATGACGTAGATAGAGGACTACTACTTGCTGTTCAAGCGATACAG GTTTTGTTGGAGAAAAAGGTTCCTCCTATCATAGTTGGAATTG GAGGTCCAAGTGGATCGGGAAAGACTAGCTTGGCTCATAAAATGGCAAATATTGTTGGTTGCGAAGTAGTTTCCCTGGAAAGCTACTTCATATCTGAACAAGTGAAGAATTTTAAGCATGATGATTTTCGCTCTCTGGATATACCCTTGCTCGCAAAG AATATTAATGACATAAGGAATGGCAGACGGACTAAAGTTCCCATATTTGATTTGGAGACTAATGCTCGAAGGGGCTTCAAAGAACTTGAAGTTTCAGAAGAATGCGGCGTG ATTATTTTTGAAGGGGTTTATGCTCTGCATCCAGAAATTCGGAAGAACCTGGACTTGTGGATTGCAGTT GTTGGTGGTGTTCATTCACATCTGATATCTCGGGTTCAGAGGGACAAAAGTAGAGCAGGGTGCTTTATGTCCCAAAATGAGATCATGATGACAGTTTTCCCGATGTTCCAGCAGCATATTGAGCCCCATCTTGTTCATGCACAT CTTAAAATTCGGAATGACTTTGACCCGGTGCTTTCCCCTGAGAGTTCATTATTTGTTTTGAAGAGTAACACACAA GTGGCTTATCAAGATATCTTGAAAATCCTTGATCATGAGAAGCTCTATAGTTCTGTTCAAAATTTCATTGATATTTACTTGCGGCTCCCTGGAATTCATGCTAATGGGCAGTTAGCTGAGAATGATTGTATACGCGTCAGAATTTGCGAGGGTAGATTTGCCTTGCTGATTCGTGAG CCTATAAGAGAAGGGAATTTTATCATTCAACCGAAAGTGGATTTTGATATTAGCATTAGCACTGTTGCTGGTCTGCTAAACCTTGG GTATCAAGCTGTGGCCTACATTGAAGCCTCTGCAGTTATTTACCAGGATGGGAAG ATTCTCATTGAGGTTGATCACCTGGAGGATGTCGCTACTCCTTATCTACAGATAAAAGGTGTTAACAGAGAAGCTGTTGCGGTGGCTGGTTCAACTCTTAAATTAGACGGTTCATATACAACTAAG AGCTACCTTGAAATTATTTTGGAGAGGTTACCAGCAACTGAAAGAAGTTCCAGCGGGATTCATAGTCAACAAACTGCAAGATTGCAGGAGCTTGTTGAATTTATACAATCTCAG GGCAACTGCTCAGCTTCAGAATCTTCACCAAGAAGGGATGGTGCTCCTATAGAAGGTGTAATTGAAGATATGCAATCTCGAATAAAGAGGCTGGAAAGATGGCAGACCATAAACACG GTGCTATGGACATTCTTGATGTCTGCTATAGTTGGCTATTCTCTCTATCAAAGGAAACGCCAATGA
- the LOC136208964 gene encoding uncharacterized protein isoform X1, with translation MDNDVVQRVFQEGGRDYFQQHPSTSSSSSSILQSLPLHVSFDHGCYLLIKSIQELREKKDSLVTVGIGGPSGSGKTSLAEKVASVIGCTVISMENYRNGVDDGNDLNSIDFDALVHNLEDLIIGKDTTIPVFDYQEKRCIGSQEIRNSSSGVVIVDGTYALHARLRSLLDIRVAVVGGVHFSLLSKVRYDIGDSCSLDYLIDSIFPLFRKHIEPDLHHAQIRINNSFVSSFREAIYKLKCKSESEDVSTYPFQGTEPQIDIFIEMYLRAPSASEEARINDWIKVRQSGIRYYLSLGDQRIVDKNFIIRPKAEFEVGKMTLGGLLDLGYTVVVSYKRSSTSVSNGNLSMSLETIDTLSETFMVLRGMNRKTVGAEAQRMGINGPWLTQSYLEMILERKAVPRLSTPPPLFSTPVTTTQGRSIAAPRPIRTTSSIVTRLEDLSQPWTRSPTKSQMEPVLATWNTISLDPPHSRSSTVDSSSFRDTMMLVPMPDSYDVDRGLLLAVQAIQVLLEKKVPPIIVGIGGPSGSGKTSLAHKMANIVGCEVVSLESYFISEQVKNFKHDDFRSLDIPLLAKNINDIRNGRRTKVPIFDLETNARRGFKELEVSEECGVIIFEGVYALHPEIRKNLDLWIAVVGGVHSHLISRVQRDKSRAGCFMSQNEIMMTVFPMFQQHIEPHLVHAHLKIRNDFDPVLSPESSLFVLKSNTQVAYQDILKILDHEKLYSSVQNFIDIYLRLPGIHANGQLAENDCIRVRICEGRFALLIREPIREGNFIIQPKVDFDISISTVAGLLNLGYQAVAYIEASAVIYQDGKILIEVDHLEDVATPYLQIKGVNREAVAVAGSTLKLDGSYTTKSYLEIILERLPATERSSSGIHSQQTARLQELVEFIQSQGNCSASESSPRRDGAPIEGVIEDMQSRIKRLERWQTINTVLWTFLMSAIVGYSLYQRKRQ, from the exons ATGGATAATGATGTTGTTCAGCGAGTTTTCCAAGAAGGAGGCCGCGATTATTTTCAACAGCATCCTTCCACTTCATCCTCTTCGTCTTCCATCCTCCAATCTCTTCCTCTTCACGTG TCTTTTGACCATGGATGTTACTTGTTAATAAAATCTATACAAGAACTTAGAGAGAAAAAAGACAGTCTTGTCACTGTTGGCATTGGAGGTCCTAGTGGTTCGGGCAAAACAAG CTTAGCAGAGAAGGTGGCATCTGTAATTGGTTGCACAGTAATATCAATGGAGAATTATCGTAATGGAGTTGACGATGGGAATGATTtgaattcaattgattttgatGCATTAGTCCACAATCTTGAG GACTTGATAATTGGTAAGGATACTACAATACCAGTGTTTGATTATCAAGAAAAGAGGTGTATTGGTTCCCAAGAAATAAGGAATTCTTCATCTGGAGTG GTAATAGTTGATGGCACCTATGCGTTGCATGCAAGGTTGCGCTCTTTGCTTGATATTAGGGTGGCTGTG GTTGGTGGAGTTCATTTTAGTCTTCTCTCAAAAGTTCGATATGACATTGGAGATTCTTGTTCACTAGATTACCTTATTGACAGCATTTTCCCGTTGTTTAGGAAACACATTGAGCCAGACCTTCATCATGCACAG ATTCGAATAAACAATAGCTTTGTCTCTTCATTTAGAGAAGCAATTTACAAGCTGAAATGCAAGAGTGAG TCTGAAGATGTGTCGACATATCCTTTTCAAGGAACAGAACCACAAATAGATAT TTTTATTGAGATGTACCTTAGAGCTCCATCAGCAAGTGAAGAAGCACGGATCAATGACTGGATCAAGGTGCGGCAATCTGGTATTAGATATTATCTGTCACTTGGGGACCAGAGGATTGTGGACAAGAATTTCATAATcagaccaaaagctgagtttgAG GTTGGAAAAATGACACTTGGTGGTTTGTTGGACCTGGGGTACACTGTTGTAGTCAGTTATAAACGGTCATCTACTTCTGTTAGTAATGGGAATCTTTCAATGTCATTGGAGACAATTGATACTCTTAGTGAGACATTTATGGTGTTGAGGGGCATGAACAGGAAG ACCGTTGGAGCAGAAGCACAGAGAATGGGCATTAATGGACCATGGCTTACCCAGTCATATTTGGAAATGATTCTTGAGAGAAAAG CTGTACCTCGTCTGAGTACGCCACCGCCTTTGTTTAGTACTCCTGTGACTACTACTCAAGGAAGATCAATCGCTGCCCCAAGGCCTATCCGTACCACTTCTAGTATTGTTACTCGGTTAGAGGATCTATCTCAACCATGGACCCGGTCCCCAACAAAATCTCAAATGGAGCCTGTTCTAGCAACCTGGAATACCATATCACTTGATCCACCACACAGTAGAAGCTCAACTGTAG ATTCTTCCTCTTTCAGGGATACCATGATGCTTGTTCCAATGCCTGATTCATATGACGTAGATAGAGGACTACTACTTGCTGTTCAAGCGATACAG GTTTTGTTGGAGAAAAAGGTTCCTCCTATCATAGTTGGAATTG GAGGTCCAAGTGGATCGGGAAAGACTAGCTTGGCTCATAAAATGGCAAATATTGTTGGTTGCGAAGTAGTTTCCCTGGAAAGCTACTTCATATCTGAACAAGTGAAGAATTTTAAGCATGATGATTTTCGCTCTCTGGATATACCCTTGCTCGCAAAG AATATTAATGACATAAGGAATGGCAGACGGACTAAAGTTCCCATATTTGATTTGGAGACTAATGCTCGAAGGGGCTTCAAAGAACTTGAAGTTTCAGAAGAATGCGGCGTG ATTATTTTTGAAGGGGTTTATGCTCTGCATCCAGAAATTCGGAAGAACCTGGACTTGTGGATTGCAGTT GTTGGTGGTGTTCATTCACATCTGATATCTCGGGTTCAGAGGGACAAAAGTAGAGCAGGGTGCTTTATGTCCCAAAATGAGATCATGATGACAGTTTTCCCGATGTTCCAGCAGCATATTGAGCCCCATCTTGTTCATGCACAT CTTAAAATTCGGAATGACTTTGACCCGGTGCTTTCCCCTGAGAGTTCATTATTTGTTTTGAAGAGTAACACACAA GTGGCTTATCAAGATATCTTGAAAATCCTTGATCATGAGAAGCTCTATAGTTCTGTTCAAAATTTCATTGATATTTACTTGCGGCTCCCTGGAATTCATGCTAATGGGCAGTTAGCTGAGAATGATTGTATACGCGTCAGAATTTGCGAGGGTAGATTTGCCTTGCTGATTCGTGAG CCTATAAGAGAAGGGAATTTTATCATTCAACCGAAAGTGGATTTTGATATTAGCATTAGCACTGTTGCTGGTCTGCTAAACCTTGG GTATCAAGCTGTGGCCTACATTGAAGCCTCTGCAGTTATTTACCAGGATGGGAAG ATTCTCATTGAGGTTGATCACCTGGAGGATGTCGCTACTCCTTATCTACAGATAAAAGGTGTTAACAGAGAAGCTGTTGCGGTGGCTGGTTCAACTCTTAAATTAGACGGTTCATATACAACTAAG AGCTACCTTGAAATTATTTTGGAGAGGTTACCAGCAACTGAAAGAAGTTCCAGCGGGATTCATAGTCAACAAACTGCAAGATTGCAGGAGCTTGTTGAATTTATACAATCTCAG GGCAACTGCTCAGCTTCAGAATCTTCACCAAGAAGGGATGGTGCTCCTATAGAAGGTGTAATTGAAGATATGCAATCTCGAATAAAGAGGCTGGAAAGATGGCAGACCATAAACACG GTGCTATGGACATTCTTGATGTCTGCTATAGTTGGCTATTCTCTCTATCAAAGGAAACGCCAATGA